The following coding sequences are from one Danaus plexippus chromosome 13 unlocalized genomic scaffold, MEX_DaPlex mxdp_15, whole genome shotgun sequence window:
- the LOC116770067 gene encoding kazrin isoform X5 → MALVRRILGDAQAKLRKMVDEQVSVGTRVEADAEPEPADPLITPACSALDRTDDPRPIPPERRFLISTLDKPRNSSLNGDKDSTLNRSARISIKNGKENPFIASSPDDDNKENQTNGKLDSPIKWSTQNGSDSGTYAEIGTGANSNTSEKNILDPADSSEEEVPLPDATSPGRSSEGPEPRADITASLEGGSGSPGGRSDRSRQDEVPASPGMLTAAQLARRLRLENERLQAELTRVRRLLVAAAERGEAGNALIERAPDAEEPPLDPQQLEKELLLAREAVTSLKADKKRLKAEKFDLLNQMKQLYATLEDKEKELRDFIRNYEQMRSRSGASSALGAERAERERERAALLRHARDEAERSLQLAAALSARDTQLRHAREQLFEARRQLQAAGCLSEGESVASLGIGPPMMLGGPTGLMGDRGSCSADSGVRAASVTGSSDGGATSVCGGNLSDSTAEGAPPTLDPYDTDAVSLVSSAHPVYQLSTPRDCSPTLSPHNSGSSFTRSIDAGSLSRSVEQLSSPGECDSGMVGMRTRPGGSKAGRGRGSAWGSISRVFARSRHRTKSGSAASSGHESEPIYAGTGSTSRAWSPLGSEAALREAASLPLSRWRAPAIIAWLELALGMPQYAAAVADNVKSGKIRALNGQVLLELTDTDLEVGLGVTQPMHRKKLRLAIEERRRPDLVRNPSIGQLSHAWVAAEWLPDLGLSQYAESFLANLVDARMLDTISKKELEKYLGVTRKFHQASIVHGIHLLRIMKYDRQALAVRRHQCENVDADPLVWTNQRFMRWSHNIDLGEFAENLKDSGVHGGLVVLEPSFTGETMATALGIPPSKSIIRRHLVAEFDALVIPARYTIFCQVEELQVEAARASMLSTKQR, encoded by the exons ATGGCGCTTGTGCGCCGTATATTAGGCGACGCCCAg GCGAAACTTCGCAAGATGGTGGACGAGCAAGTGTCAGTTGGCACAAGGGTAGAAGCGGATGCAGAACCAGAGCCCGCAGACCCTCTCATCACTCCAGCATGTTCTGCACTCGATCGAACTGACGATCCTCGACCAATTCCACCCGAACGAAGATTCCTCATCAGCACTCTTGATAAACCTCGCAATAGTTCGCTGAATGGGGACAAGGATTCTACATTGAATCGGTCTGCTcgaatatcaataaaaaatggaAAGGAAAATCCTTTTATCG cCTCTTCACCAGATGACGATAACAAAGAAAATCAAACAAATGGTAAACTAGATTCACCGATCAAATGGTCCACTCAAAATGGTAGTGATAGTGGAACTTATGCTGAGATTGGGACAGGAGCAAACAGTAACACCAGTGAGAAAAATATTCTGGATCCAGCGGACAGCTCTGAAGAAGAAGTTCCTCTACCAGATGCTACGTCTCCGGGAAGGAGCAGTGAAGGCCCTGAGCCCAGAGCTGATATTACTGCATCTCTTGAAGGAG GTTCAGGGTCCCCAGGAGGTCGGTCGGATCGTTCCCGTCAGGACGAAGTACCGGCATCTCCAGGAATGTTAACAGCTGCACAGTTGGCGCGCCGACTACGTTTAGAAAATGAGCGCCTGCag GCGGAGCTGACAAGAGTACGACGTCTACTTGTCGCTGCGGCGGAGAGGGGTGAGGCGGGTAACGCGTTGATAGAAAGGGCCCCCGATGCAGAAGAGCCACCCCTTGATCCTCAGCAACTAGAGAAAGAGCTGTTGCTTGCCAGAGAAGCTGTTACAT CTCTAAAAGCCGACAAGAAACGGCTCAAAGCGGAGAAATTTGATTTGCTGAATCAAATGAAGCAACTCTACGCCACTCTTGAGGACAAAGAGAAGGAGCTTAGGGATTTCATCAGGAATTATGAACAG ATGCGGTCTCGAAGCGGTGCGTCCTCAGCGCTGGGTGCAGAACGAGCTGAACGCGAACGCGAGCGTGCGGCATTGTTGCGGCATGCCCGCGACGAGGCAGAGCGCTCTTTACAACTGGCGGCCGCACTCAGCGCCCGTGATACGCAGTTGCGGCATGCTAGGGAACAGCTTTTTGAg GCTCGAAGACAACTACAAGCAGCAGGGTGTTTGTCCGAAGGTGAGAGTGTGGCGTCTTTGGGAATTGGGCCTCCAATGATGCTTGGAGGTCCCACTGGTTTGATGGGTGATAGAGGTAGCTGCAGCGCAGATTCTGGAGTTAGAG cCGCGTCAGTGACAGGTAGTAGCGATGGTGGCGCCACGTCGGTTTGCGGCGGAAACCTATCAGACTCCACCGCAGAGGGCGCGCCTCCCACCCTCGACCCATACGATACAGATGCTGTATCGCTGGTGTCATCCGCGCACCCTGTATACCAAT TAAGCACGCCCCGTGACTGTAGCCCGACTCTCTCACCACATAACAGCGGTTCATCATTCACAAGATCTATTGATGCTGGATCACTATCTAG GTCAGTTGAGCAGTTATCGAGTCCGGGGGAATGTGACTCTGGTATGGTAGGGATGCGGACCCGTCCTGGGGGATCCAAGGCCGGCCGCGGTCGGGGATCCGCTTGGGGATCCATATCTCGCGTTTTTGCTAGAAGCAGACACCGCACCAAGTCCGGAAGCGCAGCCAGTAGTGGTCACGAGAGCG AGCCAATATACGCCGGCACGGGCAGCACAAGTCGCGCTTGGTCTCCTTTAGGGAGTGAGGCGGCATTACGCGAAGCTGCCTCTCTACCTCTATCAAGATGGCGGGCACCAGCCATCATCGCCTGGCTAGAACTTGCTCTTGGCATGCCGCAATATGCAGCTGCTGTTGCTGATAATGTTAAAAGTGGAAag ATCCGTGCTTTGAATGGGCAGGTTCTGCTCGAGTTGACGGACACGGATCTTGAGGTCGGGTTGGGGGTGACTCAGCCAATGCACAGGAAGAAGCTGCGGCTGGCCATCGAAGAGAGACGGCGGCCGGACCTCGTACGGAACCCTAGCATCGGACAGCTGAGTCATGCATGGGTTGCTGCGGAGTGGTTGCCAGATCTAGGGCTATCCCAG TACGCAGAATCATTTTTAGCCAATTTAGTGGATGCTAGAATGCTGGATACTATCAGCAAGAAGGAGCTGGAGAAATATCTTGGTGTTACGAGAAAGTTCCATCAGGCATCCATTGTTCACGGCATTCATTTGCTACGAATCATGAAATATGATAGACAA GCACTGGCAGTACGGCGGCATCAGTGCGAAAATGTCGATGCGGACCCTCTGGTTTGGACCAATCAAAGGTTTATGCGTTGGTCTCACAATATCGACTTGGGTGAATTTGCTGAGAATCTTAAAG ATAGCGGTGT
- the LOC116770067 gene encoding kazrin isoform X6, whose product MALVRRILGDAQAKLRKMVDEQVSVGTRVEADAEPEPADPLITPACSALDRTDDPRPIPPERRFLISTLDKPRNSSLNGDKDSTLNRSARISIKNGKENPFIASSPDDDNKENQTNGKLDSPIKWSTQNGSDSGTYAEIGTGANSNTSEKNILDPADSSEEEVPLPDATSPGRSSEGPEPRADITASLEGGSGSPGGRSDRSRQDEVPASPGMLTAAQLARRLRLENERLQAELTRVRRLLVAAAERGEAGNALIERAPDAEEPPLDPQQLEKELLLAREAVTSLKADKKRLKAEKFDLLNQMKQLYATLEDKEKELRDFIRNYEQMRSRSGASSALGAERAERERERAALLRHARDEAERSLQLAAALSARDTQLRHAREQLFEARRQLQAAGCLSEGESVASLGIGPPMMLGGPTGLMGDRGSCSADSGVRAASVTGSSDGGATSVCGGNLSDSTAEGAPPTLDPYDTDAVSLVSSAHPVYQLSTPRDCSPTLSPHNSGSSFTRSIDAGSLSRSVEQLSSPGECDSGMVGMRTRPGGSKAGRGRGSAWGSISRVFARSRHRTKSGSAASSGHESEPIYAGTGSTSRAWSPLGSEAALREAASLPLSRWRAPAIIAWLELALGMPQYAAAVADNVKSGKVLLELTDTDLEVGLGVTQPMHRKKLRLAIEERRRPDLVRNPSIGQLSHAWVAAEWLPDLGLSQYAESFLANLVDARMLDTISKKELEKYLGVTRKFHQASIVHGIHLLRIMKYDRQALAVRRHQCENVDADPLVWTNQRFMRWSHNIDLGEFAENLKDSGVHGGLVVLEPSFTGETMATALGIPPSKSIIRRHLVAEFDALVIPARYTIFCQVEELQVEAARASMLSTKQR is encoded by the exons ATGGCGCTTGTGCGCCGTATATTAGGCGACGCCCAg GCGAAACTTCGCAAGATGGTGGACGAGCAAGTGTCAGTTGGCACAAGGGTAGAAGCGGATGCAGAACCAGAGCCCGCAGACCCTCTCATCACTCCAGCATGTTCTGCACTCGATCGAACTGACGATCCTCGACCAATTCCACCCGAACGAAGATTCCTCATCAGCACTCTTGATAAACCTCGCAATAGTTCGCTGAATGGGGACAAGGATTCTACATTGAATCGGTCTGCTcgaatatcaataaaaaatggaAAGGAAAATCCTTTTATCG cCTCTTCACCAGATGACGATAACAAAGAAAATCAAACAAATGGTAAACTAGATTCACCGATCAAATGGTCCACTCAAAATGGTAGTGATAGTGGAACTTATGCTGAGATTGGGACAGGAGCAAACAGTAACACCAGTGAGAAAAATATTCTGGATCCAGCGGACAGCTCTGAAGAAGAAGTTCCTCTACCAGATGCTACGTCTCCGGGAAGGAGCAGTGAAGGCCCTGAGCCCAGAGCTGATATTACTGCATCTCTTGAAGGAG GTTCAGGGTCCCCAGGAGGTCGGTCGGATCGTTCCCGTCAGGACGAAGTACCGGCATCTCCAGGAATGTTAACAGCTGCACAGTTGGCGCGCCGACTACGTTTAGAAAATGAGCGCCTGCag GCGGAGCTGACAAGAGTACGACGTCTACTTGTCGCTGCGGCGGAGAGGGGTGAGGCGGGTAACGCGTTGATAGAAAGGGCCCCCGATGCAGAAGAGCCACCCCTTGATCCTCAGCAACTAGAGAAAGAGCTGTTGCTTGCCAGAGAAGCTGTTACAT CTCTAAAAGCCGACAAGAAACGGCTCAAAGCGGAGAAATTTGATTTGCTGAATCAAATGAAGCAACTCTACGCCACTCTTGAGGACAAAGAGAAGGAGCTTAGGGATTTCATCAGGAATTATGAACAG ATGCGGTCTCGAAGCGGTGCGTCCTCAGCGCTGGGTGCAGAACGAGCTGAACGCGAACGCGAGCGTGCGGCATTGTTGCGGCATGCCCGCGACGAGGCAGAGCGCTCTTTACAACTGGCGGCCGCACTCAGCGCCCGTGATACGCAGTTGCGGCATGCTAGGGAACAGCTTTTTGAg GCTCGAAGACAACTACAAGCAGCAGGGTGTTTGTCCGAAGGTGAGAGTGTGGCGTCTTTGGGAATTGGGCCTCCAATGATGCTTGGAGGTCCCACTGGTTTGATGGGTGATAGAGGTAGCTGCAGCGCAGATTCTGGAGTTAGAG cCGCGTCAGTGACAGGTAGTAGCGATGGTGGCGCCACGTCGGTTTGCGGCGGAAACCTATCAGACTCCACCGCAGAGGGCGCGCCTCCCACCCTCGACCCATACGATACAGATGCTGTATCGCTGGTGTCATCCGCGCACCCTGTATACCAAT TAAGCACGCCCCGTGACTGTAGCCCGACTCTCTCACCACATAACAGCGGTTCATCATTCACAAGATCTATTGATGCTGGATCACTATCTAG GTCAGTTGAGCAGTTATCGAGTCCGGGGGAATGTGACTCTGGTATGGTAGGGATGCGGACCCGTCCTGGGGGATCCAAGGCCGGCCGCGGTCGGGGATCCGCTTGGGGATCCATATCTCGCGTTTTTGCTAGAAGCAGACACCGCACCAAGTCCGGAAGCGCAGCCAGTAGTGGTCACGAGAGCG AGCCAATATACGCCGGCACGGGCAGCACAAGTCGCGCTTGGTCTCCTTTAGGGAGTGAGGCGGCATTACGCGAAGCTGCCTCTCTACCTCTATCAAGATGGCGGGCACCAGCCATCATCGCCTGGCTAGAACTTGCTCTTGGCATGCCGCAATATGCAGCTGCTGTTGCTGATAATGTTAAAAGTGGAAag GTTCTGCTCGAGTTGACGGACACGGATCTTGAGGTCGGGTTGGGGGTGACTCAGCCAATGCACAGGAAGAAGCTGCGGCTGGCCATCGAAGAGAGACGGCGGCCGGACCTCGTACGGAACCCTAGCATCGGACAGCTGAGTCATGCATGGGTTGCTGCGGAGTGGTTGCCAGATCTAGGGCTATCCCAG TACGCAGAATCATTTTTAGCCAATTTAGTGGATGCTAGAATGCTGGATACTATCAGCAAGAAGGAGCTGGAGAAATATCTTGGTGTTACGAGAAAGTTCCATCAGGCATCCATTGTTCACGGCATTCATTTGCTACGAATCATGAAATATGATAGACAA GCACTGGCAGTACGGCGGCATCAGTGCGAAAATGTCGATGCGGACCCTCTGGTTTGGACCAATCAAAGGTTTATGCGTTGGTCTCACAATATCGACTTGGGTGAATTTGCTGAGAATCTTAAAG ATAGCGGTGT